The following is a genomic window from Rhizobium sp. NRK18.
CACATGCTCAACGACATGATGCAGTCGCTGCTGGCCGGCGTCTATCCAATCCTGAAATCCAGTTACGGTCTCGATTTCGGCCAGATCGGCATGATGACGCTGACCTTCCAGGTCACCGCCTCCCTCCTGCAGCCGCTCGTCGGCATCTATACCGACAAGCACCCGCAGCCCTATTCTCTGGCGGCGGCCATGGGCTTCACCCTGGTCGGGCTGATCCTGCTCGCCAACACCCATCAGTATGAGCTGATGCTTCTCGCCAGCGCCCTGATCGGCCTCGGCTCGTCGGTCTTCCATCCGGAATCGTCGCGCATCGCCCGCATGGCGTCCGGCGGCCGGCACGGGCTGGCGCAGTCGCTCTTCCAGGTCGGCGGCAATTTCGGCACGGCGCTCGGGCCGCTGCTCGCCGCCTTCATCGTGCTGCCGAACGGCCAGAATAGCATCGCCTGGTTTTCCGCAGCCGCCCTGCTTGCCATCCTCATCCTGTGGCGGGTTGGCGGCTGGTATGCCGGCAATCATCTGAAGCGGGCAAAAAGCGCCGGTAGCACCGTGCGCGAGGGCCTGCCGCGCAAGCAGGTTCTGACCGCAATCGCCATTCTCGGCCTTTTGGTCTTTTCCAAATACATCTATCTCGCCAGCCTGACGAACTACTACACTTTCTACCTGATCGAGAAATTCGGCATGACCATCCGCGAATCGCAGCTGCTGCTCTTCGTCTTCCTCGGCGCGGTCGCCGCCGGCACCGTGATCGGCGGACCGGTCGGAGACAGGATCGGCCGCAAGGTGGTGATCTGGATCTCGATCCTCGGCGTGCTGCCCTTCAGCCTCGCGCTGCCCTATGCCAATCTGTTCTGGACCGTCGTCCTGACCGTCATCATCGGCGTCGTGCTCGCCTCCGCCTTCTCGGCGATCATCGTCTTCGCGCAGGAACTGGTGCCGGGAAAGGTTGGGCTGATCGCCGGCCTGTTCTTCGGCTTCGCCTTCGGCATCGCCGGCATCGGCGCCGCCCTCCTCGGCGAACTCGCCGACGTCAAGGGCATCGAGTTCGTCTATCACCTCTGCGCCTACCTCCCCGCGTTCGGCATCCTGACGATGTTCCTGCCGGACATCGAGAAGCGGAAGTCGGCATAGGACGGGCCGCGCAACCAGCACCTGTCGCGAAAATCCGGGGTCCAGGCCAGATCTTCGCGACAGTGATGACAGACGGTCAGCGGCCTGGCTTCAAGGCCCGGTCGAAGGCGTCCGTCACCATCCTGATCATCTTCTCATGGATTTTCAGGCGTGACTGTCCCGTGCCATCGGAGCAGATCGGATCGCCGATCTCCTCAGCCTCGGCAAGCTCGGCCGCCCCCGGCTTGCACACGCCGAACATGCTGTAATGGCTTGCATCCGCGATCGTCGAATATGTCGCCTCCGGAATGGCCTTTGCTACGCCCGAGGCAAGTGCGGTCCGGGGGATATGTCCCGGCTGACCGAGATTGACGATCTCGACCGGGATATCGACGTTTGCAAATGAATCGGCCCGCAGGACGTCGACCGGTGCCGGATCGATCGCCATGGCAAACCAGATCCGTTTGTCGCCATAGTCGCGACCGGCATATGAGATGTCGATGGTGTGAAGATCGACGCCACTCTGTCGCAACCATCCGCAAAGCGATGCATTGAGACCATCCGTGTCGCAATATCCGGCCAGAAGCGCTGGATCGATGCGCGCGCCGGCCAGCACCAGGGCGGTGTTGCCGCCCATGGAAAGCCCCAGCACGCCAACCCTGCCCGCTTCCAGCCCTCGCTTGAATGCTGCATCGCTTTCCACCGCATCCAGTGTCGCCGTGATGTCCCCCGGCCTCAGCCAAAGCTTGATCGTCTCTTCGGCGGATCGATAAGCGCCGCCGTTTCCCGGATGCATGGGGGCTGCCACGATGAAGCCAGCCTTCGCCAGTGGTGTTGCAATCCAGCTCATCGCCTGCGGCGTGCCGCCAAGGCCCGCGCCATGGGAGAGAAGGACCAGCGGATATCGTCCTGCCGAAATCGGCGCATCGGCCATGGCCGGAGTGCCAAGAAAGAACGCGCTCTCGCCCAGCGTGACGGGCGTGCCGCCCTTGTCCGCGGGGTACCAGACCGTCACGGCCAGGTCGCCTCCGCGCGCCTTCGACGAAGCCGTGATCTGCCGGACGCCAACGACGTCACCGGCAAGGGCGGTACCGTCAACCGTCAGTACCGCCGAGACTGCGAGGCAGATCATCGCGGCCATTCTCATCAAGGGGTTCATCTCATTCCTCATCTGTGCTGAATCCAGGATACCCCGGCGCTCTGCGCCGCCCAGCCATGGTCCGAGGCGGAACGCGATCGCCGGTCGGCTGCAACTTGCCCGAATCCGAAACGGCCGCGTCCTCGATCACGATCTCGGACGTCCATGATCGCGATTAAGGTCAGATCGCAGATGATGTTGATGGACTGCCTAGGGGGCCGATGCTTTCGCCGCAGCCGCGGATGTGGCGTCGTGAGCGGCGAGCCGGAAAGCGCTTGGAGTGACACCCGTGACGCGCAGGAATTCCCGGTTGAAGTTCGACTTTGTGCCGAATCCGGATTCCAGCATGATGGTCGTCACCGGCTCGCTGGTCGTGGCCAATCGGTGCTTGGCATCGCCGACCCGATATTCATTGACGATCTGCGAGATGTTGCGACCGTGTACGCGGTTCAGCGCGCCGGAGATTTGTCGGGCGGGGATACCGGCACGTCTGGCCAGACGCTCCAGCGTGAGGTCCGGATCGCGATAGAGATGTTGCTCGCGCATCAGCAGATCGATGCGGCTTGCAATCGCCTGGTCATCTTCGATGCTTTGAGGAGGCGGCTGCGACGATGCGGAAGGTCCCTCGGAAGCGCCATCGGTCTCACCTTCCGGACGGGCGTTATCGGCGATGGTCGCCGCGTAACCGGCAATGGCCAGCCAGAGCACGCTTGCCACGCCCAGAAGTGTGGGCGCCTGCCTGCCATCCCCGAAGGCGAAATCGAGCGACACCAGAGCGTCTAGGAAGGCCGTCACGATCAGCATGATTGCCATCGCCACCAGCGCCCTGTACGCCGTCCACTCGTCAGCGATCCGTACAGCGCACAATGCCTCCGGTCCCTGTCGGGCAATCCGCAGCAGGGCAAGGCCGTATCCGAGGTAAATGACAAAAAGCACAGCGTCGAGTGGCTCCCGCCAAAAGGCGACGAGAAGGGCCGTCAGCACCGCCGGCAGCAGGTGCGGCAGCAAATCCGAAAGCCTCACCCGGCCATTTCGGCTGAGCTGACGAAAGGCTGCAAAGGAGAGCGCCGGCAGCCATGCAGCGATGACCGGCTGGATCAGATGCGCGGGATGCCAGCCGATATTCCAGCTCAAACCCGACATTGCCGCCTGCAAGGCAAAGGATGCCACGAGCAGCGGGAAAAGCCCTAGACTGCGATCCGCCTGCCGGAGCATGCGCACCAGGATGAGGCAAAGAACAAGGCAGATGACAAATGGCAGCGGTATCGAAGGCATAGGCATCCATTATCACGGATCATCACTCGGTCCCCCCATCTGATACCGACTGCGGCGCAGAGCGCAAACCCCACGCGACGGGCTTGGGCAAAAGAGCGACTATTGCGACGCTGTTGCCGCCGGAGATCACCGGATTGGCCGCCACCCGCAACTTCGCCCTGCCCCGTCAGAATGCCAGGCGTAACCTCAGAATTCCTTCAGTTGCCCCGCAACCGGATCGACGCGGATCAGGGCGTCGAAGATCTCGATCCTGGGTGCCGACCCGTAGAGCGACGCGACCATCTTGCGGTAGGCCTCGCCGTGCCAATGGGCGGCGGCTTTCCGCGAGCGCCAGAGATAGACGCCGCCACCGACGGAGCGGTCCTCGTCGAGAAAATAGTATTTCCCGACAAGGTCGCTGTTCATCAGCCATTTCCCGGCCGACTGGCGGTAGAGCGTCATCGCCTCGGCCCGTCCCGTGCCGGGCGGCAGGTCGAAGGTGACGATCTCGACGATCATCACGCGCCCGCCATGCGCCGGAAGGCGTATTCCGCCTGCGTGACGCCGCCATAGCCATAGGCCGTGGCACGGCAGTCGATGATGTGGATGTTGGAATGCGGATGCAGATTGCCGATCCGCTCCGACAGAAGCGCGAAGGCTTCGCGGTGAAAGGCCGCCTTCTCCTCGCGCGTGTTGGTCTCGTCGGTGATGGCAACCTCAAGGCGGAAGGCGTTGCGGTCGAGGGCTACGAGCGACTGGCCGGCGATGAACCAGTCCTCGCGGGCGACATGGCGGACGATGACGGTGGTGCGCTCGAGCTCCTTGCGCAGCACGCGGCAGGTGAGTTCCGCGACGGCATCCGCCAGCCGCGCGGTTTCGGTCGGATCGGTCTTTGCGGACAGAGTCAGGGTGATACCGGGCATATGAGTCTCCTTCGTTCAAGCCTCTTTGACTGGGCTGAAGAAAGGCTAGCGCGGGTCTTTTCATCGGAAAACCGGGAATATATGATATCATCCATCGGATATACTGGTGAATAAAATGACCCGCTTCGACCTCGATCTCCTGCATGCCTTCGTGACCGTCACCGACGCCGGCAGCCTGACGGCGGCCGCACCCCGGCTCTGCCGATCGCAATCGGCGGTCAGCGAGCAGATCCGCAAGCTGGAGGAGACCTGCGGCACGGCGCTTTTCCTGCGCAGCAAGGCCGGCACCCAGTTGACGGCGGCGGGAGACCGGTTGCTCGGCCATGCCCGTCGCATCCTGGCGCTGAACGACACGGCGATGCAGGACATGAAGGGATTGCGGCTGGCCGGCGAGGTCCGGTTTGCGATCACCGACTATTTCGAGCCGGCCACGATCGCCACGACGCTGAAGAAGATCCGCCTTACCTATCCCGATCTTCGCCTGCACGTCGCCGTCGTCAGCAGTTCGGTGATCGAGACGGCTCCCGGCGACGTCGATATCGGCCTGTTCATGCGCATTCCGGACCCCGATTCGCCCGATCCGCCCATCGGCCGCCCCGTGCGCAGCGAAACCTTGCGATGGGTTGCCGACGAGGCCTTTGTCCACCCCGGCAACGCGCCGGTGCCCGTCATCGCGCTCAGGGGGTCCTGCCGCCTGCGCCAGCACGTGATCGAACAGCTGACGGCGCATGAGATCGCCTTCGACATGGCGCATTCGGCCTCCGGCATTGCCGGCGCGCAACTGGCGCTATCGGCCGGGCTCGGTGTCACCTGCCTCAACGCCTCCGCCGTGCCACCCGGCGCCGTTTCCGTCGGCGAAAAATTCGGCCTGCCGGCCATGCGCGACGTCGATTTCTTCCTGACGCCGCCGAAGTCCGGCGAAGCGGCCTTCGTCACCGACGTGCGCACCATTCTCGCCGAACAGCTGCAATAGGCGTTCGCGCAAACGAAACCGCCCGGAACGAAGGTTCGCTCCGGGTAGTTTGGTGAGATCAAAGACGTCCCGGATCACTCAACCCCGTCGGCCATCTCCAGCAGGCGGCGGACGATGTCGGTGGCGGCGGCCGGGTCCTTCTCCAGCTTGCGGGCGACGACTTCGCGCAGGTTCATCATCGCCGCCTCGACGCTCTTCGGCAGATCCGGTCCGCCGCGCATCTCGTCGCGCCACTTGCGCATGCGGCTTGCCTTTTCGCCGATCGCCTTCAGCCGCTCGAACAGCATGGTGGCGAGCGCCCGGTTTTCCTCGAGATAGGCCCTGCCCTCATCGGTGATCGCGTAGCGCTTCTTGGCGCCTTCCGACTCGGTGATCGCCGCATAGCCGGCTTCCTCGAGGAAGGTCAGCGTCGGGTAGATGACGCCCGGGCTCGGCGCGTAGGCTTCGGCGCTCAGTTCCTCGATCTGCTTGATGATCTCGTAGCCGTGGCGAGGTTCGTCCTCGATCAGCATCAGGACCAGCGTGCGAATGTCGCCCTGGCCGAGGAAGCGTCCGCCGCGCGGTCCGTCGCCGTCGTCACCAAAGCCACGTCCGCCGCGGCCGCCGCCCATGAAGCCGCGCCCGAAGTGACCGCCCTTGGCCGCCAGCATTTCGACGAAGGCTTCCCGGTGCCGGCGATGGCGGCCGTGACCGCAATGCCCCTCACCTTTGTCGTGGTCCCTGTCATGCATGTGCTTGAACATGATTTTTCCTTTAAGATATGTTTTCGATATATCGTAGATAATCCAACTATGGCGCTGCTGCAAGATGTTCGATATATCTAAAACCTATCTTTCCGTATCGGAATGCGGCAAGCCCTTGAATACCAAGCAACAAAAAAGCCAGCCGCATGGGAGGCGGCTGGCCCAGTGTCGTGGTCGACGATTTCTAAGCGGACTTGCGCCCGTCTTTCTTATGCAGCCCGGATCGCTGCCTCCGGCTGCACCAGATCGTAGCCGAGCGCTTCGGCGACGGCCTTGTTGGTAATGCGGCCCTTGTGGACGTTGAGGCCGTTGCGCAGATGCTTGTCCTCGGTGATGGCGGCCAGACCGCGATCGGCCAGCGCCAGGCCATAGTGCAGCGTGGCGTTGTTCAGCGCGTGCGCCGAGGTAACCGGCACCGCGCCCGGCATGTTGGCGACGCAGTAATGCACAACGCCGTCGACCACGTAGGTCGGATCGGAGTGCGTCGTGGCGTGCGAGGTCTCGAAGCAGCCACCCTGGTCGATGGCGACGTCGACGATGACCGACCCCTTCTTCATGCCCGAGAGCATTTCGCGGGTGACGAGCTTCGGCGCGGCGGCACCGGGGATCAGCACGGCGCCGATGACGAGATCGGCGGCGAAGACTTCCTCTTCCAGCGCATCGATCGTCGAATAGCGGGTGTGGATGCGGCCGTTGAAGATGTCGTCGAGCTGGCGCAGGCGCGGGATCGAGCGGTCGAGGATCGTCACGTCGGCGCCGAGGCCGACGGCCATCTTGGCGGCGTGGAGACCGACGACGCCGCCGCCGATGACGGTGACTTTCGCCGGCAGCACGCCCGGCACGCCGCCAAGCAGGATACCGAGGCCGCCATTGGCCTTCTGCAGCGAGGTGGCACCGGCCTGGATCGCCAGACGGCCGGCGACTTCCGACATCGGTGCGAGCAGCGGCAGGCCGCCGCGCTCGTCGGTCACGGTCTCATAGGCGATGGCGGTGACGCCAGATTCCAGAAGACCCTTCGTCTGCTCCGGATCGGGCGCAAGGTGCAGATAGGTGTAGAGAAGCTGACCTTCGCGCAGCTGCGCCCATTCGGACGGCTGCGGTTCCTTGACCTTGACGATCATGTCGGCCTTTTCGAAGATGTCCTTGGCGCTGGCGGCGATCTTCGCGCCGGCCGCCATGTAGGCCGCATCGTCCGCGCCGATGCCGGCCCCGGCCTTCGTCTCGACGATGACCTGATGGCCGTGGGCCACGTATTCGCGCACGGCACCCGGCGTCAGGCCGACGCGGTATTCGTGGTTCTTGATTTCCTTGGGACAGCCGACGATCATCTTGGTTCCTCTCTCTTGCCGGTTTCGAGCCGGCCTGCTTTTTCAGATGCGGCGAGTGAACCATTCCGGCCGGGCAATGTCCTTGCAAAGGATGGTTGCCCAAAACACATTTTTCGACGAAAATTGCGCTGAAATCAAAAATTTCGAAGAGTGTGCGAATGAACGAATTGGATACCGTCGATATTTCGATCCTGCGCGTCCTCCAGAAGGAGGGACGGATCACCAATGCCGAGCTTGCCGAGCGCGTCGGCCTGTCGGCATCGGCCTGTTCCCGGCGGCTCGACATCCTGGAAAAGTCCGGCGTGATCTCCGGCTATCACGCCCGCCTGTCGCACAAGGCGCTCGACTACAAGATGATGGTGATCGTCCACATCTCGCTCTCCGGACAGTTCGCCAAGACGCTTTCCGAATTCGAGGCGGCTGTCAAACGCTGCCCCAACGTGCTGGTCTGCTACCTGATGTCGGGCGAGTACGACTACATATTGCGGGTCGCGGCGAAGGATCTCGAAGACTACGAGCGCATCCACCGCGACTGGCTCTCCGCCCTTCCCCACGTCGTCAAGATCAACTCGTCCTTTGCGCTCCGAGAAATCATCGAACGGCCGAACGTGGGGCTTTGAGGGCTACATGTTGGGACGCTGCGTTCCACACTTCAGTTTATCAGTGCTGTCTGGCACCGGAACCGAGGCAGGCCACCAGAGCTCGAAACGCTTGGGCCCGATCTTGCTCTCATAGCCACTCAACCGAGCGTATTTGAAATCAATATCCGGCCAAGCAAGTTGGAAGTAATCATGCCATGCCAGAGCCGCAGCCTCGTCCTCAGAATGGAAGTATCGGATAACAACATTCTTGGCATCAAAGCCCGGAATGTACTCGGGCAGGTTTATGGTGGCGTTCGTGACGGAAAGCTGTGCCAGCCTTTTCCCAAAGTCCACTGACTCCTGCTTTCCAAACTGTGTAAAGAGTGTTCCCGCGGGACATGGAACTGCGGCATCAGACTGAATTCGTTCTTCTACCGAAGAAGGTTCGACCCCTGCCTCATCCTTATTCGCGGCCATTGGGGCATATGAAGCTATATTGCAAAGCGGCTTGGCGAAGTACTTGCGTTTTTCATCCTCATCGAAAATGGATGAAAGAACCAACTGAGCTCTCTGGAAATCGCCAAAGTGCTGGGCGTAGGCGATAACAGTGCAGTAATTATCCTCCTCTATCAGCCCGCCTTTTATATAGAGAGAGGTGAAGAGAAGATTTTTCTCCAAACCATCACTTTCCTTCCAATAAGATATGATCTCGTGGAGATTTTCACGCTTCTTGTCGTAGTCGCGCGACCTACCCTCTATGTAGATGTCGTAAAACTGCTTGCCGTAATCGAACACCTTGTCAAAGGATGCTCCAAGGATGGCCGCGAGCCCAGCCACGCTCCATATTCCCGCTGTTTGCACTGGCGACATTGAATCCCCCGAAACAATGAATGCAATACAACTAAAGATATATTATATTTACAAATATGCAACCAATTTAAAACAACATTGAAGCGCCGGTGCCGCAATGCACCGGCGCACCTTAGAAGGTACTTCGCGAAGCCTTACAGGCTCGCCATGTCGATCGAGAAGCGATACTTCACGTCGCTCTTCAGCATGCGCTCATAGGCGTCGTTGATCTCGTTCATGCGTATGACCTCAACATCGGCGGTGATGCCGTGCTCGGCGCAGAAGTCGAGCATTTCCTGGGTTTCCGGGGTGCCGCCGATCATCGAGCCGGCCAGCGTGCGGCGTCCGCCGATCAGCGGCCGACCGCTGAAGCTGTAGGGCTTTTCCGGCAGCCCGACATTGACCATCGCGCCATCGCGCTTCAGCAGGCCGAGATAGACGGAGAGGTCGATGTCGGCGGAAACCGTGTTGAGGATGAAGTCGAAGCTGCCGCGCTGGGCCGCCATCGCTTCGGCGTCCTTCGAGACGACCACTTCGTCCGCGCCGAGGCGCCTGGCGTCTTCGGCCTTCGACGGCGACGTGGTGAAGAGCACGGTATGGGCGCCAAAGGCGTGGGCGAACTTCAGGCCCATGTGCCCGAGCCCGCCAAGGCCGATGATGCCGACCTTCTGGCCCTTGCCGACCTTCCAGTGACGCAGCGGCGACCACGTGGTGATGCCGGCGCAGAGCAGCGGTGCGGCACCGGCAAGGTCGAGCTTCTCCGAGACCTTCAGCACGAAACCCTCATAGACGACGATCGCCTTGGAATAGCCGCCCTGGGTGATCCCGCCCAGATACTTGTCCTTGCCGTTGTAGGTGCCGACCATGCCGCCGGTCTCGCAATATTGCTGCAGGCCTTCCTGGCAGCTCGGGCAGGTACGACAGGAATCGACCATGCAGCCGACGCCGACGAGATCGCCGGCATTGAATTTCGTGACCTTGGAGCCGACCGATTTCACTCGGCCGACAATCTCATGGCCGGGGACGATCGGAAATGTCGTGCCGCCCCATTCGTTGCGCGCCATGTGCAGGTCCGAATGGCAGACGCCGCAATAGAGAATGTCGATCTCGACGTCTTCGTCGGTCGGTGTGCGGCGGTCGAACGAGAACGGTCCGAGGGGCTTGTCGGCGGCGGAGGCAGCATAGCCGGTGCAAACGAAGGTCATGTCTGGTTTCCCTTGATCAAACTGTGGTCCCTGGAGATGGAAAGGCTTGCGCGATCGCGCGACCTCGCCGGATGGCGGAGGCTCCCGGCGAAAACCTAGGCGTGGAGCGGCTAAAATCAAGCGATCGGCGTTCGCCGCATGCTTTCCCCTGCGACGATTTATTTTACCAAAGGGACAATAATTCATCTGGCCATCCCGGACCGTCACTGTCATCATCCCGCCATCAATTCCGACGTAACGACAACCAAGCCGGGAAGGCCTAGCGCCCGACCAATCGTCATCGAATTCGATCTGGGAGACAGACAATGCCCCACCTCCTCTCCTCCACCGCGCTCACCCGCCGCTCGCTGCTCGGTGGGCTTGCCGCCGGTTCGGCCTTCATCATGCTGCACCCGTTCGCCGCGCACGCCGCCGCCAACCAGGCGCATCTCAGGATCATGGAAACGACCGATATCCATGTGAACCTGCTGCCCTACGACTATTACGCCGACAAGCCGAACGACACGATGGGTCTGGCCCGCACCGCCTCGATCATCGACGGGATCCGGGCCGAGGCCGGCAACTCCATGCTGATCGACAATGGCGACCTTCTGCAGGGCAATCCCATGGGCGACTTCATGGCCTACAAGAAGGGCATGAAGGCCGGCGACATGCATCCGGTGATGAAGGCCATGAACATGCTCGGCTATGATTGCGGCACGCTCGGCAATCACGAGTTCAACTACGGCCTCGATTTCATGTTCAACGTGTTGAACGGCGCCAATTTCCCGATCGTCTGCGCCAACCTGACCAAGGGTCAGTTGGCGTCCAACCCGAAGGACGACGAGCTCTTCTTCAAGCCCTATGTGATCCTTGAGAAACAGATCAAGGACGGCTCCGGCGAGATGAGCCCGGTCAAGGTCGGCTTCATCGGTTTCGTGCCGCCGCAGATCATGGTCTGGGATGCCAAAAACCTTGAGGGCAAGGCGCAGACCCGCGACATCGTCGAAGCGGCCAAGGCCTGGGTGCCGGCCATGCGGGAGGAAGGCGCGGATATCGTGATCGCCCTCTCCCACTCCGGCATCGATGCGACCGGCCCAGGCGAGCGCATGGAAAACGCCTCGCTCTATGTCGCCGGCGTCGAGGGCATTGATGCGGTGTTCACGGGCCACCAGCATCTCGTCTTCCCCGGTCCGAAGACCTGGGACGGCATGGCCGGCGTCGATCCGGTGCGCGGCACGCTGCAAGGCAAGCCCGCCGTCATGGGCGGTTTCTGGGGCTCGCACATGGGCCTGATCGATCTGCTTCTCGAAAAGGACGGCAAATCCTGGAAGGTCGTCGATTTTACGACCGAGGCGCGGCCGATCTATCACCGTACCGAAGACCGGAAGATCGTCGCCGACGTCAAGAGCGACGAACGCATCACCGATGCGGTGAAAAAGGAGCACGAGGAAACGCTCGCCTACGTCCGCACGCCGGTCGGCAAGACATCCGCGCCGCTCTACTCCTACTTCGCGCTGGTCGCCGACGACCCGTCGGTGCAGATCGTCTCGATCGCCCAGACCTGGTACATCAAGGACATGCTCAAAGACACGGAATACAAGGACTATCCGGTGCTCTCGGCGGCAGCCCCGTTCAAGGCCGGCGGCCGCGGCGGTGCGGACTATTACACCGACGTTCCGGCCGGCGATATCGCCATCAAGAACGTCGCCGACCTCTACCTCTATCCCAATACCGTGCGCGCCGTGCTGATCACCGGCGCCGAAGTGAAGAACTGGCTGGAAATGTCGGCCGGCATGTTCAACCAGGTCAAGCCCGGCGCCAAGGATGCGCCGCTGCTCAACCCCGATTTCCCGTCCTACAATTTCGACGTCATCGACGGCGTCACCTACCAGATCGACCTGTCACAGCCGGCCATGTTCGACAAGGACGGCAAGAAGGTCTCCAACGGCGCCGGCCGCATCGTCGATTTGAAGTTCGACGGCAAGCCGATCGATCCGGAGAATAAGTTCGTGGTCGCCACCAACAATTACCGCGCCGGCGGCGGCGGCAACTTCCCGGACATCAACGACAGCAAGATCGTCTTCGTGGGTCCGGATACCAACCGCGACGTGATCGTGCGCTACATCATCGATCAGGGCACCATCAATCCGTCGGCGGACGACAACTGGTCGTTCAAGCCGATGGAAGGTACCAC
Proteins encoded in this region:
- a CDS encoding MFS transporter; its protein translation is MTDATTADRAAAGTTAFTIIAALSFCHMLNDMMQSLLAGVYPILKSSYGLDFGQIGMMTLTFQVTASLLQPLVGIYTDKHPQPYSLAAAMGFTLVGLILLANTHQYELMLLASALIGLGSSVFHPESSRIARMASGGRHGLAQSLFQVGGNFGTALGPLLAAFIVLPNGQNSIAWFSAAALLAILILWRVGGWYAGNHLKRAKSAGSTVREGLPRKQVLTAIAILGLLVFSKYIYLASLTNYYTFYLIEKFGMTIRESQLLLFVFLGAVAAGTVIGGPVGDRIGRKVVIWISILGVLPFSLALPYANLFWTVVLTVIIGVVLASAFSAIIVFAQELVPGKVGLIAGLFFGFAFGIAGIGAALLGELADVKGIEFVYHLCAYLPAFGILTMFLPDIEKRKSA
- a CDS encoding alpha/beta hydrolase family protein; translated protein: MNPLMRMAAMICLAVSAVLTVDGTALAGDVVGVRQITASSKARGGDLAVTVWYPADKGGTPVTLGESAFFLGTPAMADAPISAGRYPLVLLSHGAGLGGTPQAMSWIATPLAKAGFIVAAPMHPGNGGAYRSAEETIKLWLRPGDITATLDAVESDAAFKRGLEAGRVGVLGLSMGGNTALVLAGARIDPALLAGYCDTDGLNASLCGWLRQSGVDLHTIDISYAGRDYGDKRIWFAMAIDPAPVDVLRADSFANVDIPVEIVNLGQPGHIPRTALASGVAKAIPEATYSTIADASHYSMFGVCKPGAAELAEAEEIGDPICSDGTGQSRLKIHEKMIRMVTDAFDRALKPGR
- a CDS encoding AraC family transcriptional regulator, with amino-acid sequence MPSIPLPFVICLVLCLILVRMLRQADRSLGLFPLLVASFALQAAMSGLSWNIGWHPAHLIQPVIAAWLPALSFAAFRQLSRNGRVRLSDLLPHLLPAVLTALLVAFWREPLDAVLFVIYLGYGLALLRIARQGPEALCAVRIADEWTAYRALVAMAIMLIVTAFLDALVSLDFAFGDGRQAPTLLGVASVLWLAIAGYAATIADNARPEGETDGASEGPSASSQPPPQSIEDDQAIASRIDLLMREQHLYRDPDLTLERLARRAGIPARQISGALNRVHGRNISQIVNEYRVGDAKHRLATTSEPVTTIMLESGFGTKSNFNREFLRVTGVTPSAFRLAAHDATSAAAAKASAP
- a CDS encoding YdhR family protein; protein product: MIVEIVTFDLPPGTGRAEAMTLYRQSAGKWLMNSDLVGKYYFLDEDRSVGGGVYLWRSRKAAAHWHGEAYRKMVASLYGSAPRIEIFDALIRVDPVAGQLKEF
- a CDS encoding tautomerase family protein, with product MPGITLTLSAKTDPTETARLADAVAELTCRVLRKELERTTVIVRHVAREDWFIAGQSLVALDRNAFRLEVAITDETNTREEKAAFHREAFALLSERIGNLHPHSNIHIIDCRATAYGYGGVTQAEYAFRRMAGA
- a CDS encoding LysR family transcriptional regulator, which gives rise to MTRFDLDLLHAFVTVTDAGSLTAAAPRLCRSQSAVSEQIRKLEETCGTALFLRSKAGTQLTAAGDRLLGHARRILALNDTAMQDMKGLRLAGEVRFAITDYFEPATIATTLKKIRLTYPDLRLHVAVVSSSVIETAPGDVDIGLFMRIPDPDSPDPPIGRPVRSETLRWVADEAFVHPGNAPVPVIALRGSCRLRQHVIEQLTAHEIAFDMAHSASGIAGAQLALSAGLGVTCLNASAVPPGAVSVGEKFGLPAMRDVDFFLTPPKSGEAAFVTDVRTILAEQLQ
- a CDS encoding PadR family transcriptional regulator, which produces MFKHMHDRDHDKGEGHCGHGRHRRHREAFVEMLAAKGGHFGRGFMGGGRGGRGFGDDGDGPRGGRFLGQGDIRTLVLMLIEDEPRHGYEIIKQIEELSAEAYAPSPGVIYPTLTFLEEAGYAAITESEGAKKRYAITDEGRAYLEENRALATMLFERLKAIGEKASRMRKWRDEMRGGPDLPKSVEAAMMNLREVVARKLEKDPAAATDIVRRLLEMADGVE
- the ald gene encoding alanine dehydrogenase; this encodes MIVGCPKEIKNHEYRVGLTPGAVREYVAHGHQVIVETKAGAGIGADDAAYMAAGAKIAASAKDIFEKADMIVKVKEPQPSEWAQLREGQLLYTYLHLAPDPEQTKGLLESGVTAIAYETVTDERGGLPLLAPMSEVAGRLAIQAGATSLQKANGGLGILLGGVPGVLPAKVTVIGGGVVGLHAAKMAVGLGADVTILDRSIPRLRQLDDIFNGRIHTRYSTIDALEEEVFAADLVIGAVLIPGAAAPKLVTREMLSGMKKGSVIVDVAIDQGGCFETSHATTHSDPTYVVDGVVHYCVANMPGAVPVTSAHALNNATLHYGLALADRGLAAITEDKHLRNGLNVHKGRITNKAVAEALGYDLVQPEAAIRAA
- a CDS encoding Lrp/AsnC family transcriptional regulator translates to MNELDTVDISILRVLQKEGRITNAELAERVGLSASACSRRLDILEKSGVISGYHARLSHKALDYKMMVIVHISLSGQFAKTLSEFEAAVKRCPNVLVCYLMSGEYDYILRVAAKDLEDYERIHRDWLSALPHVVKINSSFALREIIERPNVGL
- a CDS encoding NAD(P)-dependent alcohol dehydrogenase; protein product: MTFVCTGYAASAADKPLGPFSFDRRTPTDEDVEIDILYCGVCHSDLHMARNEWGGTTFPIVPGHEIVGRVKSVGSKVTKFNAGDLVGVGCMVDSCRTCPSCQEGLQQYCETGGMVGTYNGKDKYLGGITQGGYSKAIVVYEGFVLKVSEKLDLAGAAPLLCAGITTWSPLRHWKVGKGQKVGIIGLGGLGHMGLKFAHAFGAHTVLFTTSPSKAEDARRLGADEVVVSKDAEAMAAQRGSFDFILNTVSADIDLSVYLGLLKRDGAMVNVGLPEKPYSFSGRPLIGGRRTLAGSMIGGTPETQEMLDFCAEHGITADVEVIRMNEINDAYERMLKSDVKYRFSIDMASL